From the Brassica napus cultivar Da-Ae chromosome A8, Da-Ae, whole genome shotgun sequence genome, one window contains:
- the LOC106360903 gene encoding receptor-like protein 30 — protein sequence MRLEDLAKTIRRLAARLAKVMTNEFFLFSYFKRAIIVQTHHKHKKKKERGKMMSSHSYWFSSVVTLYFFFLVFRVLHTLASPIHHYCCHDQRDALLEFKHEFPVNESNSGPYLSSWNNNHDCCVWEGVTCDAKSGKVISLYLYDIPLNNSLKPNSSLFKLQHLRNLTLIACSLCGEIPSSIGNLTQLEFLYLDSNNFKGYIPASFANFTKLSLLDLSNNQFKGEFPLVLLNLTTSLSSLDISSNLFKSKLSPDVSRFRSLEYFSVGGNSFFGPFPTSLFMIPSLTRVDLWGNNFNGPVEFKNISSSSKLQILYLDHNNFTGPVPKSISNFPYLYRLDLSDNNLIGPIPRSLSKLVNLDSLDLSHNNFIEPIPIFISKLVNLILLNLSHNNFIGSIPRLNSLTLGTLDLSYNKLEGKISGWLWHVPTLILSHNSFNRFEKSLEVSDLSHSVTLDLSSNVFRGPLPHWICKLRPSTLLDLSNNSFSGSIPQCFRNTVAGLTSLNLKKNNFSGILPSNIFVNATNLASLDISYNQLEGKLPESLVDCTVLVFLNVQNNKIKDKFPFSLSSLNVLILRSNEFYGPLYHPHVSIAFQSLRVIDISHNHFNGTLPPFYFSNWLEMIMLAEEFQGHSMYMGYDLFDDPFRYSMEIVNKGVDTLFELIRTDFGAIDFSGNNFSGKIPKSIGLLKGLRLLNLSSNRFSNHIPQSLANLTNLEELDLSRNQLSGQIPRNLVRLSFLSIMNFSHNNLEGPIPQSTQFQRQNCSSFMDNPKLYGLEDICGKTHFPNPTPQESEDLSEPEEQVISWIAAAIAYGPGVFCGLVIGHIFSQGIYNWFM from the coding sequence ATGAGATTggaagacttggccaaaaccatCCGACGACTTGCCGCAAGACTTGCTAAAGTCATgacaaatgaattttttttgttttcctatTTTAAAAGAGCTATAATCGTACAAACCCATCacaaacacaagaaaaaaaaagagaggggaAAGATGATGTCAAGTCACTCTTATTGGTTTTCTAGTGTTGTTACcttatatttcttcttcttggttttcCGCGTTTTACACACTCTTGCTTCTCCTATTCACCACTATTGCTGTCATGACCAGAGAGATGCCCTTCTTGAGTTCAAACACGAGTTTCCGGTAAATGAATCCAACTCAGGTCCATATTTAAGTTCATGGAATAACAATCATGATTGCTGTGTTTGGGAGGGAGTCACATGTGATGCTAAATCTGGCAAAGTGATTTCACTTTACCTTTATGACATCCCTCTCAACAACTCTTTGAAACCAAACAGTAGTCTTTTCAAACTCCAACATCTTCGTAACCTAACTCTTATAGCTTGCTCTCTCTGTGGAGAGATTCCCTCTTCAATAGGAAACCTAACTCAACTAGAATTTCTATATCTTGACTCTAACAACTTCAAGGGATATATTCCTGCTTCATTTGCCAACTTTACAAAACTCTCCCTTTTAGACCTCTCAAATAATCAATTCAAAGGTGAATTCCCTCTTGTACTACTAAATTTAACCACCAGTTTGTCCTCGTTAGACATTAGCTCTAATCTTTTTAAATCTAAGCTTTCGCCTGACGTAAGTAGATTCCGCAGCTTAGAGTATTTCAGTGTGGGTGGAAACTCATTTTTTGGGCCTTTTCCTACATCCTTGTTCATGATTCCTTCGTTAACAAGGGTTGATTTGTGGGGAAACAATTTCAATGGACCTGTAGAATTTAAGAATATATCTTCGTCATCTAAGCTTCAGATTCTATACCTTGATCACAACAATTTCACTGGACCAGTCCCCAAATCCATATCAAATTTTCCTTATCTATATAGGTTAGATCTTAGTGACAACAATCTCATTGGACCAATCCCCAGATCTTTATCTAAGCTGGTCAACCTTGATTCTCTAGATCTAAGCCACAACAATTTCATTGAGCCAATCCCCATATTTATATCAAAGTTAGTCAACCTCATCCTTCTCAATCTTAGCCACAACAATTTTATTGGGTCAATTCCCAGATTAAATTCATTAACTCTCGGGACTCTTGATCTTTCTTACAATAAGTTGGAAGGAAAAATATCAGGTTGGTTATGGCATGTGCCGACGTTGATACTTTCTCACAACTCCTTCAACCGTTTTGAAAAATCATTAGAAGTTTCTGATTTATCACATTCCGTGACATTGGATCTTAGTTCGAATGTTTTTCGAGGACCCTTACCCCATTGGATATGCAAGCTTAGACCGTCAACGCTATTAGATTTGTCCAACAATAGCTTCAGCGGCTCCATCCCTCAATGTTTTAGGAATACCGTTGCTGGTCTCACATCACTGAATCTAAAGAAGAACAATTTCAGTGGAATTCTTCCTTCCAATATATTTGTCAATGCTACCAACTTAGCGTCGCTTGACATCAGCTACAACCAGTTGGAGGGAAAACTTCCAGAATCATTGGTCGACTGTACTGTGTTGGTGTTTTTAAATGTGCAAAACAACAAGATCAAGGACAAGTTTCCATTTTCTCTTTCGTCATTAAATGTCTTGATCCTACGGTCAAATGAATTCTACGGGCCTTTGTATCATCCTCATGTGTCCATTGCTTTTCAAAGTTTACGAGTCATCGATATATCACATAATCACTTCAATGGAACTCTGCCACCATTCTATTTTTCCAACTGGCTTGAAATGATCATGTTAGCCGAAGAATTTCAAGGCCATAGCATGTACATGGGATATGACCTCTTTGATGATCCCTTCCGTTATTCCATGGAAATAGTAAATAAAGGAGTCGATACGTTATTTGAGCTGATCCGGACAGACTTTGGAGCTATCGACTTTTCAGGAAACAACTTTTCAGGAAAGATCCCAAAATCCATTGGATTATTGAAGGGATTGCGTCTTCTCAACTTGTCAAGTAACAGATTCTCAAACCATATTCCTCAATCATTGGCAAATCTGACAAATCTTGAGGAATTAGACCTATCTCGGAATCAGCTGTCAGGTCAAATTCCTCGAAATCTTGTCAGACTCTCTTTTTTGTCAATCATGAACTTCTCCCATAATAATCTCGAAGGTCCAATACCACAAAGCACACAGTTTCAAAGACAAAATTGTTCTTCATTCATGGACAACCCCAAGCTCTACGGTCTCGAAGATATATGTGGAAAAACTCATTTCCCTAATCCTACACCACAAGAATCTGAGGATTTATCTGAGCCAGAAGAACAAGTGATTAGTTGGATAGCAGCAGCGATAGCTTATGGACCTGGTGTTTTCTGCGGATTGGTGATAGGACATATCTTCTCTCAAGGCATATACAACTGGTTCATGTAA
- the LOC125576921 gene encoding uncharacterized protein LOC125576921, with protein sequence MAQWGVVQSCLFCGELSESRDHLFFACPYTFTVWLAVVGDLLVVDADPDWETTLGQLVELRYEKLDYILLRLVFQTAIYYIWKERNDTRHMGKPKTVDQITKLIEKTVKHRIMSTRYFENPKLLGLLQRWFRGR encoded by the coding sequence ATGGCTCAATGGGGAGTGGTGCAAAGTTGCTTGTTCTGTGGTGAGCTAAGCGAGTCCAGAGACCATCTCTTCTTCGCATGCCCGTACACATTCACTGTATGGTTAGCAGTTGTGGGGGATCTCTTGGTAGTTGATGCTGACCCAGATTGGGAGACAACTCTTGGTCAGTTAGTGGAGCTCAGGTATGAGAAGCTGGACTATATCCTGTTGAGATTAGTGTTTCAGACTGCAATCTATTACATATGGAAGGAGAGAAATGACACGAGGCACATGGGAAAGCCAAAGACAGTAGACCAGATCACCAAACTCATTGAGAAAACAGTCAAACACAGGATTATGTCCACTAGATACTTTGAGAATCCTAAATTGTTGGGACTGCTCCAAAGATGGTTTCGTGGGCGGTAG